The following are encoded together in the Tripterygium wilfordii isolate XIE 37 chromosome 18, ASM1340144v1, whole genome shotgun sequence genome:
- the LOC119983288 gene encoding ethylene-responsive transcription factor 2-like yields MDNMSYSPELDFDVGALEFFLSDNFFQTPPTTFEEANNYNVTTATATVDDLLYDDFVPLQFECSEINAMCNDTSAVVTYEDNIVPLDACAAEQNQSRSTEMPENVVAEPDYAPKVKKARAAASKHERYKGVRRRPWGTYAAEIRDPKKNGGRTWIGTYETPEDAALAYDKAAFEMRGSKAKLNFPRLLGVEGYEPTRVTNKRRSTKPFVRSSSSTVQTENINADSDQSKPKQRLNQIASAAPAMLEKLKQIIHA; encoded by the coding sequence ATGGATAACATGAGTTATAGTCCAGAGCTAGACTTTGATGTGGGTGCCTTGGAATTCTTTCTCTCAGACAATTTCTTCCAAACTCCTCCAACCACCTTCGAGGAGGCTAACAATTACAATGTcaccaccgccaccgccacaGTGGACGATCTTTTATACGACGATTTTGTGCCATTACAGTTTGAATGTTCAGAAATCAATGCCATGTGCAATGATACCAGCGCCGTCGTTACTTACGAAGATAATATAGTGCCATTAGATGCATGTGCGGCGGAGCAGAATCAATCAAGGTCGACGGAGATGCCTGAGAATGTTGTAGCCGAGCCTGATTATGCTCCAAAAGTGAAGAAGGCTCGCGCAGCAGCATCGAAGCATGAAAGATATAAAGGCGTGCGAAGAAGGCCATGGGGGACCTACGCGGCGGAGATTAGGGACCCGAAGAAGAACGGCGGTAGAACTTGGATCGGGACCTACGAGACTCCCGAGGATGCGGCTCTGGCTTATGACAAAGCCGCTTTCGAAATGCGCGGCTCGAAAGCTAAGCTCAATTTCCCACGTTTGCTTGGCGTAGAAGGATATGAGCCAACAAGAGTGACGAATAAGCGCCGTTCGACGAAGCCTTTCGTGAGGTCATCTTCTTCAACGGTACAGACTGAGAATATTAATGCTGATTCTGATCAATCGAAGCCAAAGCAGAGGTTGAATCAAATAGCCTCGGCGGCTCCAGCCATGTTGGAGAAGCTAAAACAAATTATCCATGCATGA